In Colias croceus chromosome 8, ilColCroc2.1, a genomic segment contains:
- the LOC123693673 gene encoding uncharacterized protein LOC123693673, with the protein MESKSKKCISIDENMESAAESDDSSNSGDDGPKAKLTKEELSEIYLLPEKSVKRVMSFMATKATSRMYLCRHSIIEKQRYKMITDTKQLDSSWKRMYMVALNRAIYNHDWNKLLYILKKSVYWDFNSKILNHHIYTRALTILLMNHPSAKAQSLLNHYFHMALSCRSDQDKKALFKVMLTISDKLIRYGSLILNDENLSQNKVTWEKFIDKRLRKEVD; encoded by the exons ATGGAATcaaaaagcaaaaaatgtatttctatTGATGAAAATATGGAATCGGCAGCAGAATCTGATGATTCCTCAAACAGCGGGGATGATGGACCGAAGGCTAAATTAACCAAAGAAGAGTTGTCGGAAATTTACCTTTTACCTGAAAAATCTGTA AAACGAGTCATGAGCTTTATGGCAACCAAAGCTACATCACGGATGTACCTCTGTAGGCACAGCATCATTGAGAAACAAAGGTACAAAATGATAACAGACACAAAGCAATTGGACTCATCTTGGAAGAGAATGTACATGGTAGCTCTTAATAGAGCCATTTATAATCACGATTGGAACAAACTGCTGTATATTTTGAAGAAATCTGTCTATTGGGACTTCAATTCCAAGATATTGAATCACCATATTTATACGAGA GCACTTACAATACTTCTGATGAACCATCCCAGTGCGAAAGCCCAGTCTCTCCTCAACCATTACTTCCATATGGCATTATCTTGCCGATCCGACCAAGATAAGAAAGCCCTTTTCAAAGTAATGCTGACCATATCCGATAAGCTTATAAGGTATGGTAGTCTTATTTTAAACGATGAGAACCTCAGTCAAAACAAGGTAACTTGGGAGAAGTTTATTGATAAACGTCTGAGGAAAGAAGTTGATTAA